In Populus nigra chromosome 1, ddPopNigr1.1, whole genome shotgun sequence, one genomic interval encodes:
- the LOC133678830 gene encoding 5-amino-6-(5-phospho-D-ribitylamino)uracil phosphatase, chloroplastic-like, whose translation MADSIAAASLIGYRPLSGGLSVKDGSYRRKSLSSCWRPVNEFVGKRILYSSPMLPRLKIDMLVNTSIKALAKELTKEAYSFRERERIPRTWNYRVDTGADRKPGLWPPENRADNPSLHNPLIRQERMGCGWLGAIFEWEGVIIEDNPDLERQAWLSLSQEEGKPAPPAFILRRVEGMKNEQAISEVLCWSRDPAEMKRMATRREEIYQSLQGGIYRLRTGSKEFVNILMRHKIPMALVSTRPRKTLENAIGTIGIEGYFTVIVAAEDVHRGKPDPEMFIYAAQLLNFIPQRCIVFGNSNQAVEAAHDAFMKCVAVASKHPVYELGAADLAVRKLDELSIVDLKNLADIESPEFGPPEPELELELEEDNDRSTRVGVDDIFW comes from the coding sequence ATGGCGGATTCAATTGCTGCAGCATCTCTTATTGGGTATAGGCCACTCAGTGGAGGATTGTCTGTTAAGGATGGTTCTTACAGGAGGAAATCTTTGAGTAGTTGTTGGCGTCCTGTAAATGAGTTTGTGGGAAAAAGGATTCTTTATTCTTCTCCTATGTTGCCAAGATTGAAAATTGATATGTTAGTTAATACCTCGATTAAGGCTCTGGCAAAGGAGCTTACAAAAGAGGCGTATTcattcagagagagagagagaataccACGGACTTGGAATTACCGAGTTGATACTGGTGCTGATAGAAAACCAGGTTTGTGGCCACCAGAGAATAGAGCGGATAACCCTTCGTTGCATAACCCCTTGATTCGACAAGAAAGGATGGGTTGTGGTTGGTTGGGTGCTATATTTGAATGGGAGGGTGTGATAATTGAGGATAATCCTGATCTCGAGAGGCAAGCCTGGCTCTCTCTTTCTCAAGAAGAAGGGAAACCTGCTCCTCCAGCCTTTATTTTGAGACGAGTAGAAGGGATGAAGAATGAGCAAGCGATATCTGAAGTCTTGTGTTGGTCGAGAGACCCAGCAGAGATGAAAAGAATGGCTACGAGGAGGGAAGAAATCTACCAATCACTGCAAGGTGGGATATATAGATTACGGACTGGTTCAAAGGAGTTTGTGAATATTTTGATGCGTCACAAGATACCAATGGCATTGGTTTCCACACGTCCAAGAAAGACTCTCGAGAATGCAATTGGAACCATTGGGATAGAAGGGTATTTCACTGTTATTGTAGCAGCAGAAGATGTTCACAGGGGGAAGCCGGATCCAGAGATGTTTATTTATGCAGCCCAGCTTCTAAACTTTATACCACAACGCTGTATTGTGTTTGGGAACTCTAATCAGGCCGTGGAGGCTGCCCATGATGCTTTTATGAAGTGTGTAGCTGTTGCTAGCAAGCATCCTGTGTATGAGCTTGGTGCTGCAGACTTGGCGGTGAGGAAATTAGATGAACTTTCAATTGTTGATCTGAAAAATCTTGCTGATATTGAATCCCCAGAATTTGGGCCTCCTGAGCCAGAGTTGGAgctggagctggaggaggataATGATCGATCTACCAGAGTGGGAGTTGATGATATCTTCTGGTAA